A single genomic interval of Hevea brasiliensis isolate MT/VB/25A 57/8 chromosome 4, ASM3005281v1, whole genome shotgun sequence harbors:
- the LOC110655637 gene encoding probable CoA ligase CCL12 isoform X1, translated as MEKKTIADVEVNDMIKAGLSMEEAKEFHKILKQTIAEAKGSDAREVWQKVVAKRMLMPWHPHRLHQLIYYSVYAHWDASINGPPLYWFPSLSQSKYTNLGRAMEIYGPKFLGASYKDPVTSFRLFQKYSVQHPDDYWSIILRELSIVFHEVPKCIIDTTNKSKHGGKWLPGSVLNIAECCLQPSSHPRKNDDSVAIVWSDESDNSKVNHMTLKELREQVMLVANALDATFAKGDAIAIDMPMTVSAVVIYLAIVLAGFVVVSIADSFAAKEIASRLRISDAKAIFTQDYIIRGGRKFPLYSFSPLFCSRVVEANPHKAIVIPAIGSDVGIELRQQDLSWEDFLSSVNHLLRPNYYCPIYQPVDSITNILFSSGTTGEPKAILWTQLSPIRCASDAWAHIDIQVGDVYCWPTNLGWVMGPILLYSCFLNGATLALFHGSPLGRGFGKFVQDAGVTVLGTVPSLVKAWKSTNCTEGLDWTKIKSFCSTGESSNVDDDLWLSSRAYYKPIIECCGGTELASSYIQGCPLQPQAFGAFSTASMTTGFVILDENGVPYPDDQPCVGEVGLFPLYLGASDRLLNADHYKVYFKGMPMFKGMHLRRHGDILKRTVGGYFIVQGRADDTMNLGGIKTSSVEIERVCDRADEGIMETAAISVAPVDGGPELLVIFVVLKKGFNVEPDKLKMKFSKAIQSNLNPLFKVSFVKIVPEFPRTASNKLLRRVLRDQMKHELSLRSKI; from the exons ATGGAGAAGAAAACCATAGCTGATGTTGAAGTTAATGACATGATCAAGGCAGGCTTGTCAATGGAGGAGGCCAAAGAATTTCACAAAATCCTCAAACAAACGATTGCTGAAGCGAAAGGGTCAGACGCCAGAGAGGTTTGGCAAAAGGTGGTGGCTAAGAGAATGCTAATGCCTTGGCATCCACATCGGCTGCACCAACTCATCTACTATTCTGTCTATGCTCACTGGGATGCCTCCATTAATGGACCTCCTCTTTATTGGTTTCCTTCTCT atctcagtCAAAATATACAAACTTAGGACGTGCAATGGAAATTTATGGTCCTAAGTTCTTAGGAGCTTCATACAAGGATCCTGTAACAAGTTTTAGGCTCTTTCAGAAATACTCTGTTCAACATCCTGAT GATTATTGGTCAATTATTCTGAGAGAGCTTTCGATTGTATTTCATGAAGTTCCAAAGTGTATTATTGACACCACCAATAAATCAAAACACGGAGGGAAATGGCTACCAGGTTCAGTTCTGAATATTGCTGAATGCTGTCTGCAGCCTTCCAGTCATCCTAGAAAAAATGATGACAGTGTGGCTATTGTATGGAGTGATGAAAGTGATAATTCCAAAGTGAATCACATGACATTAAAAGAACTTCGAGAACAAGTAAT GTTGGTGGCTAATGCTTTGGATGCAACATTTGCAAAGGGCGATGCAATTGCTATTGACATGCCAATGACAGTCAGTGCTGTTGTAATATACCTGGCCATTGTATTAGCAGGCTTTGTTGTTGTATCCATAGCTGATAGCTTTGCAGCCAAGGAAATTGCCAGTCGTTTACGCATTTCCGATGCTAAAGCTATCTTTACTCAG GATTATATAATCAGAGGAGGTCGCAAATTTCCTTTGTACAG TTTTTCCCCCCTCTTTTGCAGTCGCGTAGTAGAGGCTAATCCACATAAAGCCATTGTGATCCCAGCAATAGGGAGTGATGTAGGCATTGAACTAAGACAACAGGATCTGTCATGGGAAGATTTTCTGTCAAGTGTCAATCACCTTCTAAG ACCAAATTATTACTGTCCTATTTATCAACCAGTAGATTCTATCACTAATATACTCTTTTCATCTGGAACCAcag GGGAACCAAAAGCTATATTATGGACCCAACTTTCTCCAATTCGATGTGCTAGCGATGCGTGGGCTCACATTGATATTCAAGTTGGTGATGTTTACTGTTGGCCCACAAATTTAGGATGGGTGATGGGACCAATTTTACTTTACTCATGCTTTCTAAATGGAGCAACACTTGCTCTCTTTCATGGATCTCCTCTTGGCCGTGGGTTTGGAAAATTTGTTCAG GATGCTGGAGTTACTGTTTTGGGTACAGTTCCAAGTTTAGTGAAAGCTTGGAAGAGTACCAACTGTACGGAAGGATTAGACTGGACAAAGATAAA ATCCTTCTGTTCCACTGGAGAATCCTCCAATGTTGATGATGACCTTTGGCTTTCTTCAAGAGCTTATTACAAGCCTATTATTGAATGTTGTGGAGGCACAGAGCTTGCATCATCCTATATCCAAGGATGTCCACTTCAGCCACAAGCTTTTGGAGCATTCAGCACTGCATCAATGACAACAGGCTTTGTCATCCTTGATGAAAATGGAGTTCCTTAT CCTGATGATCAACCCTGTGTTGGTGAAGTGGGTTTATTCCCTCTATACCTTGGTGCAAGCGATAGGTTGCTTAATGCTGATCATTACAAAGTGTACTTCAAGGGAATGCCAATGTTTAAGGGAATG CATCTCAGGAGACATGGAGACATACTTAAGAGAACTGTTGGAGGGTATTTCATTGTACAGGGCAGAGCTGATGACACCATGAATCTTGGTGGCATTAAG ACAAGTTCTGTTGAAATTGAGCGTGTGTGTGATCGGGCTGATGAAGGCATCATGGAGACTGCTGCAATTAGTGTAGCACCAGTAGATGGTGGTCCGGAACTCTTAGTAATTTTTGTAGTTCTAAAGAAGGGATTCAATGTTGAACCAGACAAGTTGAAAATGAAATTCTCCAAAGCCATCCAAAGCAATCTCAATCCCCTgttcaag GTGAGCTTTGTTAAGATTGTCCCTGAGTTTCCTCGAACTGCTTCTAACAAGTTATTAAGAAGAGTACTGAGGGATCAAATGAAGCATGAGTTATCCCTACGCAGTAAAATCTAG
- the LOC110655637 gene encoding probable CoA ligase CCL12 isoform X2 yields the protein MEKKTIADVEVNDMIKAGLSMEEAKEFHKILKQTIAEAKGSDAREVWQKVVAKRMLMPWHPHRLHQLIYYSVYAHWDASINGPPLYWFPSLSQSKYTNLGRAMEIYGPKFLGASYKDPVTSFRLFQKYSVQHPDDYWSIILRELSIVFHEVPKCIIDTTNKSKHGGKWLPGSVLNIAECCLQPSSHPRKNDDSVAIVWSDESDNSKVNHMTLKELREQVMLVANALDATFAKGDAIAIDMPMTVSAVVIYLAIVLAGFVVVSIADSFAAKEIASRLRISDAKAIFTQDYIIRGGRKFPLYSRVVEANPHKAIVIPAIGSDVGIELRQQDLSWEDFLSSVNHLLRPNYYCPIYQPVDSITNILFSSGTTGEPKAILWTQLSPIRCASDAWAHIDIQVGDVYCWPTNLGWVMGPILLYSCFLNGATLALFHGSPLGRGFGKFVQDAGVTVLGTVPSLVKAWKSTNCTEGLDWTKIKSFCSTGESSNVDDDLWLSSRAYYKPIIECCGGTELASSYIQGCPLQPQAFGAFSTASMTTGFVILDENGVPYPDDQPCVGEVGLFPLYLGASDRLLNADHYKVYFKGMPMFKGMHLRRHGDILKRTVGGYFIVQGRADDTMNLGGIKTSSVEIERVCDRADEGIMETAAISVAPVDGGPELLVIFVVLKKGFNVEPDKLKMKFSKAIQSNLNPLFKVSFVKIVPEFPRTASNKLLRRVLRDQMKHELSLRSKI from the exons ATGGAGAAGAAAACCATAGCTGATGTTGAAGTTAATGACATGATCAAGGCAGGCTTGTCAATGGAGGAGGCCAAAGAATTTCACAAAATCCTCAAACAAACGATTGCTGAAGCGAAAGGGTCAGACGCCAGAGAGGTTTGGCAAAAGGTGGTGGCTAAGAGAATGCTAATGCCTTGGCATCCACATCGGCTGCACCAACTCATCTACTATTCTGTCTATGCTCACTGGGATGCCTCCATTAATGGACCTCCTCTTTATTGGTTTCCTTCTCT atctcagtCAAAATATACAAACTTAGGACGTGCAATGGAAATTTATGGTCCTAAGTTCTTAGGAGCTTCATACAAGGATCCTGTAACAAGTTTTAGGCTCTTTCAGAAATACTCTGTTCAACATCCTGAT GATTATTGGTCAATTATTCTGAGAGAGCTTTCGATTGTATTTCATGAAGTTCCAAAGTGTATTATTGACACCACCAATAAATCAAAACACGGAGGGAAATGGCTACCAGGTTCAGTTCTGAATATTGCTGAATGCTGTCTGCAGCCTTCCAGTCATCCTAGAAAAAATGATGACAGTGTGGCTATTGTATGGAGTGATGAAAGTGATAATTCCAAAGTGAATCACATGACATTAAAAGAACTTCGAGAACAAGTAAT GTTGGTGGCTAATGCTTTGGATGCAACATTTGCAAAGGGCGATGCAATTGCTATTGACATGCCAATGACAGTCAGTGCTGTTGTAATATACCTGGCCATTGTATTAGCAGGCTTTGTTGTTGTATCCATAGCTGATAGCTTTGCAGCCAAGGAAATTGCCAGTCGTTTACGCATTTCCGATGCTAAAGCTATCTTTACTCAG GATTATATAATCAGAGGAGGTCGCAAATTTCCTTTGTACAG TCGCGTAGTAGAGGCTAATCCACATAAAGCCATTGTGATCCCAGCAATAGGGAGTGATGTAGGCATTGAACTAAGACAACAGGATCTGTCATGGGAAGATTTTCTGTCAAGTGTCAATCACCTTCTAAG ACCAAATTATTACTGTCCTATTTATCAACCAGTAGATTCTATCACTAATATACTCTTTTCATCTGGAACCAcag GGGAACCAAAAGCTATATTATGGACCCAACTTTCTCCAATTCGATGTGCTAGCGATGCGTGGGCTCACATTGATATTCAAGTTGGTGATGTTTACTGTTGGCCCACAAATTTAGGATGGGTGATGGGACCAATTTTACTTTACTCATGCTTTCTAAATGGAGCAACACTTGCTCTCTTTCATGGATCTCCTCTTGGCCGTGGGTTTGGAAAATTTGTTCAG GATGCTGGAGTTACTGTTTTGGGTACAGTTCCAAGTTTAGTGAAAGCTTGGAAGAGTACCAACTGTACGGAAGGATTAGACTGGACAAAGATAAA ATCCTTCTGTTCCACTGGAGAATCCTCCAATGTTGATGATGACCTTTGGCTTTCTTCAAGAGCTTATTACAAGCCTATTATTGAATGTTGTGGAGGCACAGAGCTTGCATCATCCTATATCCAAGGATGTCCACTTCAGCCACAAGCTTTTGGAGCATTCAGCACTGCATCAATGACAACAGGCTTTGTCATCCTTGATGAAAATGGAGTTCCTTAT CCTGATGATCAACCCTGTGTTGGTGAAGTGGGTTTATTCCCTCTATACCTTGGTGCAAGCGATAGGTTGCTTAATGCTGATCATTACAAAGTGTACTTCAAGGGAATGCCAATGTTTAAGGGAATG CATCTCAGGAGACATGGAGACATACTTAAGAGAACTGTTGGAGGGTATTTCATTGTACAGGGCAGAGCTGATGACACCATGAATCTTGGTGGCATTAAG ACAAGTTCTGTTGAAATTGAGCGTGTGTGTGATCGGGCTGATGAAGGCATCATGGAGACTGCTGCAATTAGTGTAGCACCAGTAGATGGTGGTCCGGAACTCTTAGTAATTTTTGTAGTTCTAAAGAAGGGATTCAATGTTGAACCAGACAAGTTGAAAATGAAATTCTCCAAAGCCATCCAAAGCAATCTCAATCCCCTgttcaag GTGAGCTTTGTTAAGATTGTCCCTGAGTTTCCTCGAACTGCTTCTAACAAGTTATTAAGAAGAGTACTGAGGGATCAAATGAAGCATGAGTTATCCCTACGCAGTAAAATCTAG